A region of Fibrobacter succinogenes subsp. succinogenes S85 DNA encodes the following proteins:
- a CDS encoding pectate lyase family protein, whose protein sequence is MNYLLSKTMRVAATFAALAVTTAAVPAFAVTSPDFPMAGFATQNGGTTGGKGYSEVTVDNVNDLKSYAKAGNKIIYVKPGTYMGPVEVGSNVTIYGYQGAIIAQPASGSAMKLSGSKNVIIRNLKFKGVGAHDDDDEDCLQVNHESKNVWIDHVDVYDGHDGNLDITNASDYVTISWTKFSYTSASTGHQFSNLIGNSKTKTSDRGHLNVTIHHTWWADGVVERMPRVRFGKVHVANNLFDSKNASYCVRAAVEADIRIERNVFIGVQKALDLYTSDGTITAAQMIENYEENVKKPQAGTGTAFKPSYSMSLTDVSTQAKAYALRDSIKLYAGATLPDPGKSQTVTPASSSSEVQSSSSVAVSSSSVAKSSSSVAQSSSSQAVSSSSQGEAVSGTATLTKHGSGSAKQEVKQGESIEEFYFTVAGATGATVTGLPEGVSGTMKGSDFYISGTVAQNAAVGAYNFTVTTTGATTNATKNGTITVVGANGAVAESSSSSVESSSSKVDSSSSSEQGTTSLDVATVASHFNVSVNGRVLTVQGATQTAYLLDAQGRLITKVQSLGRESLITVPRAGMYLLRVGNEARRITVR, encoded by the coding sequence ATGAATTATTTGCTTTCTAAAACGATGCGTGTGGCCGCAACTTTCGCGGCTTTGGCTGTCACAACGGCTGCGGTTCCTGCGTTTGCGGTGACTTCGCCGGATTTTCCGATGGCGGGTTTTGCCACGCAGAATGGCGGCACTACGGGCGGCAAGGGCTACTCCGAGGTTACGGTTGACAACGTGAACGACCTCAAGAGCTACGCCAAGGCGGGCAACAAGATTATCTACGTGAAGCCGGGTACGTACATGGGTCCGGTGGAAGTCGGTAGCAACGTGACGATTTACGGCTACCAGGGCGCCATCATTGCGCAGCCCGCTTCGGGTAGCGCCATGAAACTGAGTGGCTCGAAGAACGTCATCATCCGCAACCTGAAATTCAAGGGTGTGGGTGCGCACGATGACGATGATGAAGATTGCCTCCAAGTGAATCACGAATCCAAGAACGTGTGGATTGACCATGTCGACGTGTATGACGGTCACGACGGTAACCTGGACATTACCAATGCTTCGGACTACGTGACGATTTCTTGGACCAAGTTCAGTTACACCTCTGCATCGACAGGTCACCAGTTCAGCAACTTGATTGGCAACAGCAAGACAAAGACGAGCGACCGTGGGCACCTAAATGTCACGATTCACCATACGTGGTGGGCGGATGGCGTGGTGGAACGCATGCCGCGTGTGCGTTTTGGCAAGGTACATGTGGCGAACAACCTCTTCGATAGCAAGAACGCGAGCTACTGCGTGCGTGCGGCAGTAGAGGCTGATATCCGCATTGAAAGGAACGTGTTTATCGGTGTGCAGAAGGCGCTTGACCTTTACACGAGCGATGGAACGATCACGGCGGCGCAAATGATTGAAAATTACGAAGAAAACGTGAAGAAACCGCAGGCCGGTACGGGCACGGCGTTCAAGCCGAGTTATTCCATGAGCCTTACGGACGTGAGTACGCAGGCAAAGGCTTATGCCCTTCGTGATTCCATTAAGTTGTACGCAGGAGCGACGCTCCCTGATCCGGGAAAATCTCAAACGGTGACGCCCGCATCTTCTTCGAGCGAAGTACAGTCTAGTTCCAGCGTGGCTGTGTCTAGTTCAAGTGTCGCGAAATCCAGTAGCAGTGTCGCGCAGTCCAGCTCCTCGCAGGCTGTATCTAGTTCCTCGCAGGGGGAGGCTGTTTCGGGAACGGCGACACTTACTAAGCACGGCTCGGGTAGCGCTAAGCAAGAAGTCAAGCAAGGTGAATCTATCGAAGAATTTTACTTTACTGTCGCTGGCGCCACGGGTGCGACTGTTACGGGACTGCCTGAAGGTGTTTCAGGAACAATGAAGGGTAGTGATTTTTACATCTCAGGTACGGTCGCTCAAAATGCTGCTGTGGGGGCGTACAATTTTACCGTAACGACAACTGGGGCTACGACAAATGCGACCAAGAACGGAACTATTACGGTTGTTGGTGCAAATGGAGCGGTTGCAGAGTCTAGCTCTAGTTCTGTTGAATCAAGTTCTAGCAAAGTTGATTCGAGCTCTAGCTCGGAACAAGGCACGACTTCGTTGGATGTCGCTACGGTTGCTTCGCATTTCAATGTTTCTGTCAACGGTCGAGTTCTTACCGTACAAGGTGCTACGCAAACGGCGTATCTCCTGGATGCCCAGGGCAGGCTGATTACAAAAGTTCAGTCTTTGGGTCGCGAAAGCTTGATAACCGTTCCTCGTGCGGGCATGTACCTCTTGCGAGTCGGTAACGAAGCGCGACGCATAACTGTTCGATAA
- the epsC gene encoding serine O-acetyltransferase EpsC produces the protein MHELIQESEVEKAVQIIFDDYNRGKHIDNIDIYNRPDQAEIQTILQNLIRVVYPGHFRDRSHKIYNPKNSFAVLIEDTFYHLHKQVAIALDYCKLRGSMTSDERKIESYRICKEFFAKIPQIREFLETDLHAAFDGDPAAGCLDEIILAYPGLMATTIYRIAHELYLLHVPVLPRLMTEYAHSKTGIDIHPGATIGKYFFIDHGTGIVIGETAVIGKNVKIYQGVTLGALSTRGGQKLSGKKRHPTIQDNVTIYAGASILGGDTVVGENAIIGGNAFITRSIEANTRVSLKNLEMDYVSTTNSKHKTEELQQSDEWYYII, from the coding sequence ATGCACGAACTTATCCAAGAATCTGAAGTTGAAAAAGCCGTACAAATTATTTTTGACGATTACAATCGCGGCAAGCATATCGACAATATCGATATTTACAATCGACCCGACCAGGCCGAAATCCAGACAATTTTGCAGAATCTGATTCGAGTCGTTTATCCTGGACACTTCAGAGATCGTTCGCATAAGATTTACAATCCCAAGAACAGCTTTGCAGTTCTTATCGAAGATACGTTCTACCACCTTCACAAGCAGGTGGCGATTGCGCTAGATTACTGCAAATTGCGCGGTTCCATGACCTCGGACGAGCGCAAAATTGAAAGCTATAGAATTTGTAAGGAATTCTTCGCCAAGATTCCGCAAATCCGCGAATTCCTGGAAACCGATTTACACGCCGCTTTTGACGGCGACCCTGCTGCCGGCTGCCTTGACGAGATTATCCTCGCCTACCCCGGTCTCATGGCGACAACCATTTACCGCATCGCCCACGAACTTTATCTTTTACACGTTCCGGTTCTCCCGCGACTCATGACCGAATATGCCCATTCCAAAACAGGCATCGACATCCATCCGGGTGCAACCATCGGCAAATACTTCTTTATCGATCACGGCACAGGCATTGTGATTGGCGAAACCGCAGTCATCGGCAAGAACGTCAAGATTTACCAAGGCGTCACGCTAGGCGCACTTTCAACTCGCGGCGGACAAAAGCTCTCCGGCAAAAAGCGCCACCCCACCATTCAAGACAACGTCACTATTTACGCGGGAGCATCCATTCTCGGCGGAGATACCGTTGTTGGCGAAAACGCAATTATCGGCGGCAACGCCTTCATCACGCGATCCATTGAGGCCAACACTCGCGTCAGCCTCAAGAATCTTGAAATGGATTACGTTTCAACCACCAATAGCAAGCACAAGACCGAAGAACTCCAGCAAAGCGACGAGTGGTACTATATTATTTAG